A window of Salvia splendens isolate huo1 chromosome 8, SspV2, whole genome shotgun sequence genomic DNA:
CCCTGACTCACAAGGTTCGTCgtgataaataaaaatagggttaatgaatttataaattttatccAAGATTTTCATCCTACTATATCTACATCAATATTTTCAATTGGTTTTATCCTCTAGAATCCTATCACACTCTACATCTGGTGAAATATGAGAATTGAGACTGAtgttgtaaatacgtaattatcTTGAATACATTAGCTTGTTTTTTATTTGCCGATCGCCTAGAAGCGACAAAAGAGGTTTTCGGATAaatatttctaaaaaaattaaaaatattaatattctccagtacaatttatttttgaaaaaaaaaatagtaagtCCTCCAACACATTCGAGTGAAATTACGATAAtagaaattgatatgattatttattgacatattgaaataaaatggataaaattgATACACTTTTTAAAAGTTGGAGATAAATTTATTTCAAAGATTtcgataaaaatgataaaaattagtaaaaattaGGATAAATTGGATTATTAACCCTAAAAAACTATGTCGGTTTATTTGGTTGTCCGtgatatatttttatagtaGTGGTTGTGatgaggtgtgatcaaatattaactttttataataataactaataactaaatatcaattttataagttaaaaatatcaacacaaatacataaatttatcaatcttcttgtgttgatatttaaatttacatgttgtattgatataatcatgtctttgtgttgataattttaatacatagaATTAAgagttattagttattattgtaaattagtTCGTACACTAACGCATCCCGTGATAGGTTGTGATATTATGATTTATAATTAGAGACAGcgatatataaagaaaaatatgaaatttgaaaatatgaTTAAAAGAATAGGAAATGTAATTAGTTGAACAACTTCAATACCTGAAAGGCGCCGTTTGTGGCTAGATAAGCACCGTGGACGTTGCCGGCAAGGGACACGAGGGCGATCGAGGAGCTCAAGTCGTGTGTGGCAAACACGTTTTTCTCTATAAGTTGTTGGAGGAAATCAATTTGTGTGGTCATGTTTGGTAGATCATACAATGTCTGGAGCACCCCAGAGCCTCCATGAGCAAAATTTATCCCATTTTGTATACATATGTTGTTAATCGTGAATGAAGTATTattgtatatatagaaaaaatgtatcattgaaaaaatattattatgtgCATGAAAAAGAATCATTATTATTAAAGACTTTGTATAAATAGggaaaaaaaacataaactaGTCTGAAAATCCACCATTATCACCTCTCAATCATGATAGATTTATGAACTAGATTTATTTCtaattgaattattttctaTGAGGTTGGCTAGTTCATAAGATTGTGTTTCATGattagggcatcagcagtggggcgtcctatggcgcgccacgtcatcagttttatcctcctacctccccacctgcagtggggcgccctaaggcgcgccacatcatcatttttttaatattacaaaatccatacgaatttcaaaaacgtcatttcatttaataaaaattaatacattacaatgcgaattaaaaaaaaaacgcaaactcagcgatggctgagaaaaaggtaccgcgacattctaaaccggcggcggaaaactgtcgggccccatcgtggttgatcggcaaaatagtcttcaaccagacgtctaTGAGCTTCcgggtggtcgcgtcggacatacgtcctatgtcgaataggcctatggacttgctcagctGCCGCCGCCttctcctcgcgctgcattgccgcatagcatgccgccatggcctcttcaacggctgcatctaatgcttctgacgtcgaactatcggactcagacgaactagaactattggtgtcgtcgccgagattcattttggttggatgttgagagagaatatgtaaagagatagtcgatatgttcatatgtacaaatgaatgagaaacgagatttaaatagaaaattaaaaacgcgtgccatcgtccgcgtagcccacagtggggcggacgatggcgcggccgatggcctatcgtccgcggtcatcgtccgcgtaggccgcaatggggcggacgatggacatcgtccacgctatactccgcgcccttagtatagggcgcgacgatcgtccgcggcctatgtcacgcacccgcaaatggggcggacgatggcaggcgcggacgatgcgcgcaatcgggcgtgccatcgtccgccccattgcggatgacCTTATATAGTACTATGTATTATGTTTGGTACATGAGATTGAATCTTATAATTTAATCATAGATagataatcatgtgataataattagtcataattATGCCtttccaactaaaataatctcacaattctATACGAATTATTACTCATAGCAAGCAACTGAATGGCACCTATGTATacataaatcaaattttatacatttaatttcATTAGTATAATTAGGCCAACATATGAAAACACAGGTAACGGTAGGTGAGAAATTACTGTCTGACATAGCAAATAGGACTCAATAAAAAATCTTATGtcgcacatatatatatatagaccaccattttaacaaaaatatattttttaactcATTAATAACTAATGAAACTGAATTTATTTGCattatattttatgttccacaaTTTGTTATGTGGTGATAAAATGGACTACACTAAAATAGATTTTAGACGAAGTGAAACATAATTGGGAAGACATTTTTCAAGTCAGCATGAATTGTGACTATACATATTATCCATAAACCTACCAATGTAATCTGTAAGAACCCGGTCATCGGAGAATCTTCCGGAAGGTTCTCCGGGGAAAGTGAGGCCGTAAGGCGACTTCCACGATACTGAATCCGACTGCAGGTTTCCCGTGTCGGCATACGAATCTCCAAACCCGAACAGCAGCTTCACATTTCTTCCACCAACATCATCCTTTCCTGCTTCAAATATCAATGTCACACATCAAATTGTTCTgtgcttctctctctctctctctgttgtaaaaatgttgaagaaaagTGTGAAACCTTTGGAGGGAACAGCAGAAGATAGGAGGCAGATGAATAGTGTCAAGACcattttctttctcatttttgtTCGACAAATTGAAATGCAATGAAAAATAGTATTGATTTCATTCAAGATTTATATAATTGATTAGTTGTGGCAGGTGAGAAATTACTCAAACTTATAAATTTAACACCGAATGCAATAAATGTTGTTACTATAATTTCACAGGCAATAAATATTAGATAAATAATGCCAAAGAATAATTAACCGTGGATGGAGCTGGTTGGTAGAGTGACagcaaaattaattaatgaccAGTGAATTCATGAAAggagttaaattaaaaaaataagattaaaaagtgaaaataaaattaGCTAAGATGCTTGAGGCCTCTATTTAATTATAAGTGATTTTATtctataataatatattaataacaaaaaaacaGATATTATTACATGAACATAGCTTCACAAATCCAAAAGTGGTTTACAACCTTTGCACAGTTTTCGTATATCCTCAGCAGTTCTCTAACCTCTGTCCGACGAGCTGTGTACTGGTCGCTTTCGTGTTTCATCATCTCGTGATGGATTGGTCGGATGAACAAATGGTAACGGATGATGATACAATCACAGCAGTTGTACCTTCTGGTCCACGCGTGTTCATGCTTGAGCAGAAACACGAACGAATTGGTTGAATTCGCGTACTGGGAGGATATAGTTGGAATGAATCAAGATGCAGCAGTGGCTCTGTTGAACTTTGGTGGGTTCGTCTTGGCAACATCGACTGTTATCATCCAGCCGTTGATGATCTGAGACGAGGAAACACGAAAAACATCAAACAATCTTGATTGATTTGAGAATGATACTTGCAAGAAATAACAAATGGGAATACCTTTCCATTCATTTCTCTGAGAGCAGTACTCGCAGCCTCTTCCGTAGTGTATTCGACAAAAGCATAGCCTTTCGACCTCTTGGAGATCTTGTCCATTATGATTCTAACTGGTGGCAGTGAAAAAAGAAAGCTTAGATATAAAGGTCATTCATTTTATAAATCGCGCTCTAAATGTTTGATTGTCTCGTTTGATCATTGGTTTAAATGTACCTTGAACAAGCTGACCAAAACCTTCAAACGCTGTGCGTAATGTTTTCTCAGACGTGTAGAAGGACAGACCTAGTGACATAACACAACGTTTTCAGCTGAAATTGCACATATAGATCTACAAAACAGATATTTCACAGGTATGTGGTTAAAGTATACCAGTCACGAAGAGCTTCTTTGTTCGAATATTGGTTGCCAGTGTCGAAGCTGAAGAATTTTCAGAGGCTCCGGTATTCTTACCTGCGAATGCATACAGTTTTTGGTGGACAGAGAGCCAAGCAAGAACGAAacgagaaaaagaaaaatacgaAGATTCCATGGGATGGGTAAAACTGTTTTAATGATGAAAAACCTGCATAATCTTTATCATCCGAACCAAAATTTTCGTCTGGCTGGATTGATAGAACACCAGGCACATCTACACCAGTGATTATATCTGTCACCAATTTATCATAGCAAAAATGTCGATCGTATGTATTAAGATGCAGCATACAAACCAGCTAACTCTCGAGCACACTCATCATCTAGTTCACAGCAGAAACCGAAATTGGATTGCCAGGAAATGTGGTAAATACACATCTGAGCATCACTCTCActgaaaaaagtaaaaaacacAATGAAACATCTGAAAAAGGGAAAATCAAGAGTCATAGAGCATTGAGTAAGACTACTCACTTCCTCAAAACCCTCATCAAGACTTGAACGTAATAATCAACCACTTGCGCCTTTCTGATGGCTCCGATTGCTGGTCTCTCCATCCGAACAAGCCACTGCTTAGTAGTCCCAGCAGGAAACAGCAATGTGCTTCCAAGCAAAGGCTTTGAATCAGTACTCAATTCATTCCTGGAATAGCTGTAGTCTTTCTGTGAGGAATCAACATCGGGGTCTGGCTTAACAGATAACACTCCAGGCACACCTGATGTCAAAATTCATCACTTAAACATCACTATTGCCACAACTTCCATTCAAAAGAAACCTGTCTTTATTTATGATTTAGCTATGTATACAATACGATAACACATCAACAACGCGAAAAGGGGAGACGTACTGGCTAGCTCATTAGCTCTTTGTTCATCAATGTCACAGCAAAAGCCAAAATGGGTATCACAGGAAGCATCATATATACACCTCTGAGCATCCTTCTCACTGAGAAATACAACACCACCAAGATTAAACCAATTTTTACCACatacacattatacacacacacagagaTAAGAACATGATGTTCCAATCATCAACAACAAAAGAGCCACAAACATAAACATCAAAAACATTATTCAAGAAATTGAAAAAGGTCAAGCTAGTTTTGCGAAGATATAACAAGAAAAGGTAAAATCTTGCGAAGATGTAACAAAAGCCCACCTGTCCAAAACGCTTCTAACTTTGGTGACATAGTAATCGATAATTTGGGACCTAGCGATGAGCTCACGCGGCGGGGCTTCGACCACCACCATCCAATGCCGATTATCGCCGCGAGTGCTGAATTTTCCAGAATGGGTCGTCGAAGAAGAGGTGGTTGAAGCAATTTGTGCTCTTATAATTGTCGAAGTAAAAGATGGAAAAGTAGAATTTGGAGAGGTGAGGTCTCGAGAAGTTGTTCTGGCGGGGAAGGAGATGTTGCAAGGGGGAACTTTGCAGTGAGGGGTTGTGGAAGGTTTGGCAAAGATTGGTGGAAACGCCGCTAAAGCGGCGGAAGAAGAGAGCAGTGCTTCCATATCTCACTACAACACCATGACTCGGTGAAGGGATATCAGGATTTTGTTCAACAGCTGATAATTTTTCAGTTTTcactcaaaattaaaaaattttaaaaattatctgAATGTCCATTtctcaaaattaaattattttaatcctttttctttaattatttttactgATATTAAGCCTTAGCTTTCATTTTTCAGAAATATCACCATTGTAAGTTCTAatagtaaatattaaaaattgattttggttttagatttttaaataatttattattgtcaAAATATCGTAAACTATCCATACTTGTACAGTTTCAATAAAACTTTACTAATCAATTATTAACAACTTAATTAAACCAATTGTGAACAACTTTTAAGCCCGCGCTAAATTCATTGAGCAAAACATGATAAATACACGCATTTGACGTAAGTTaactataagagcatccacaatagtttTCGTCCAACCGTAGCCTcaccacaaactcctcctgccgcatcatcaggacaagcaaatagctcaacaatagcccagcaatagcctagccacatcactcctaattatataaaataaataataatggacaatcacacaaaataaagaattaaatttacgacacagatacgggaaaattcaataatattatttaaattaaaaaatacattaaaaaatatattaatttaaaaaaagtacattaaaattAATAGTCTAGCCATagcccaccccggcatcgccggtaaccccccggcatactccccccggctgtcatcccgggcatcatctgctgccacgtgtacatgttgtagtaaccgggcatcggaccccatacacctcccacgggtaccgggaGAGTTTGAGACCCACTCGTcattggagtaccttcgttgttgttctccatttcacgttgtcgatcttgtacagaaattaagatagagagagtactcgttaaaacaagtggtgcgaatgaaaatgacgtgcaaaacgcgtatatataatgtttcgaaaattttaaaaaaaaatcgctcGCCAGTCCAAAGCCTGCAATGACGGCGAGCGGAcaggcgagcgcatcggccagcgctcgcggatcggcgtgcgctcgccgattttttcgccgaaatggagCACGCCGATTACAATGattcggcgagcgaaccggaGAGCGCCGGAGATCgactagccggtccgctcgccgccattgtggatgccttAAGATAGAGATCTTAGAGGAGTTATCTAATGCATCAAAAGGACCTATTTAAGCTATACTTCACTTAATTAGATCCAtggatgaaaaaaataaagaaattttacacaacaaaaataaaataagatattaatcgaatttcataatatatatatatatatatatatatatcaaattacaTAAGATACGACATTTAATTTGGCTCCAAGAACAGCTTATTTTAGTGGAACTACTTCATACAAACTACTCCCTATCTCTCCCATAAACCTATACACCATGCCAACACATCATCTTCTCCCTCAAAACTTTCACTTGAATACCATCATTTCCattctagagagaagagagagatcCAACCAAAGAGTAGATTCCCTACTCATGAACACCAGTAGTTGATGATTATGACAGAAGTGGTGTTTCCACATCTTCCCTTTGCTCCTCCGCGTTCCTCTTTGGCGCGTCTAGGTTAAGCGTCCACGCAAAGCACAACGCCACCACCTGAGCAAGCGAGCCACAATAAGGCAAACACGCTCCAAACCGTAAGCAGTGCACACATGTATGTATCAAGCTAGCTTACCGTGCTCAGTGTGGCGATTATGATGCTGAAACCTCTACAGTTGAAAGGTGCGTCGCTTGATAGAAACCACGctgtaaaaaagaaaagatcGAAAAAAGAGATGATCAGATGCACTCCGCGGCATTCCCTTTTTTTACAGGCAAGATGGATGACATAATCGAGTTGCAGACTCACTGGTTAGAGGACTCATTGCAAGTGGTGAAAGAAAGCTTGCAATGGATTGCACGCCACCTACGAAGCCTTGCGCTTTACCCTGATTCAAGAAAACAAGAGATGCACGTGAGAACACAGCCGAGAAATCCATCTTTAGTAGTAATATAGTTTTCAGAAGTGAACTGACTTGATCAGCTGCAGTTGATCCCTTGGATATCACTGCATACGTCTGCCATTCGTGAAAACATCGAGATTATGAGAGAGAAAATCTACGTTTACTTTTGTTGGCAAAGAAGAGGATAGAAAAATACTCACAGCAGGTTTGACAAGGACATAGATGATTCCAAAACAAGTACTCACATAAGGCACCTGTGTTGGCATGGTTAGCAATCAAGAACTACACGATAAAAAATTAACGATGTggttgttggaaaaaaaataaatctaaattttGCAGTAGGAATAGTCCTTGCGTGTGTCTATATGAGTTACATACCCATGGTGCCCAGGCCAATCCATAAAGCAATCCCTGCGTAAACAAATTCTTGTGAGACCCTTTCTTTTTGGAGAAAGTAGATGTTTTCAGATTTCTTTTACGTTTTATAGTAACTCACATATGCTGTATACGCGAGCAAGGCTGCACAAAGAATCACTCTCTCGCCAACCAAAGGATTAAGTAGCGGAAGCACCAATATCTTCAAACAGGCAATTGAACGAGCAAGAATTAGGATGAGAAGACATTTGTCACAGCAACAATTCAAATGGATGGAGGTTCATGACAGTGGTTAAATACGAAAATAATTCCGAGAGCATAAGATACCTGAGAAAAGATTGAGCCAACTTCCACAATGATCGAAACTTCTGATAATTGATTTTTGTCGAAACCAAAAACTGCTTTCATATAGTACTGCAGGATAGTAAAGCATAATTAATGGTTGTatgtcatttttccattttttgacAGGTGTGAtggaaaaggaaaaattgaatatgaaaaGTGTATGTGTAGAAGTTTTCATTAACTTCTGATACAGTTGTCAGAGGCGTACCATTATGACACTGCTGATACCAGACGATCCCAGCTCATAGAAGAAGGAGACGAAAGAAATGCGCTTAAGTGTTGGGCTAAGGAAATTAAAAGGCTATTAGTGTAAGATTATAGGAATTGGTGCTATATATGCTTGCACAGAATTAGATCGGAAAATGTGTATTCACAAACAAAATGAATGTGAAACGTCTAATATTTACCTGCTAATAACAATATAAGCAGCATTCTTCATCGAGTAATATCGATTTGTAACAATCCTAACTGCCTTGTTTAAGCAAGAAATATCATGGTCTGATTTTTGAGTTGATTTCACTGTTTCTTTCAGAAACAGCCACATGTAAACTGGGACGAAGGTCAACAGAACTATCGATACCTAAAATTGAAAGTAACATCACATAACTATGTGGGTAAAAGACCGATACATGAAATGGAGAAAAGGTCACATCTTAAGTTTACctggaaaatatattcttctGGAAGAAAACGTGCTAGCAAGTTTCCTATGACAAGTGATACAGAGAAAAGGCCGGTCATCCAACTGAAAACAGCAGCCCTCTTGCCCACATCGACTATATCAGCCTGAGATATTGTTAAAGAGTGAGTAAATACAGTTGTATTGGCAGAATGTATTGAATGGAATCAGCAATGAACTTACAACATATGCGACTGCAATGCAGAAAATGGTCCCCTTGCTTATTATCATAGCAATAGTGCGAAGAGCATAATAAGCATAGACTGTTCCTCTAGCTTGATTGATCGCAAGTAAAGCTGCAAAAATGATGATATGTGGGGTTAACGAATATACTACATTAAAGCAACAACAAAGAATAGGGAATATAATAAGGCTTAGAGGAAGCATACAGAAAGGAACAATATTTGTCGATACTGTGAGAAGTAGGAATGGTTTACGTCCATACTCATCAGACAGCTGACCCACAAGGGGTATAACTATCATCTTGAATATTCCGGTAATCTACAAGCACAAAACGCAAGCACAACTTAGAGAAGTATAATATCGATGCAGCATGCAGTGGCGCAGCAAGTATTATAGAAATACTAAGCAGCGGTATCAATTGCATTGGTAATTATTCCTTCAGTCTTGAAACAATAAGCTTCTCTCGTTAATGGACTACGTATCCTTATTccttagcaaaaaaaaaacataattaaaacagAAATTTGCAAGTCAGTTTATTCCATAAGAGGGATCAGGTTATATATAAGAGATATCTCCTTCCCCTTCATTTGTTTTTcaacttttcctttttcaacTCGATTGGTTATTCAATTCTTTTCCAGGTTCCCTAGGTGAAGATTTGTAGTAACTATATCAATAAAGAGAAAATAGACTTTTATTGCCTTAACCACACTACTCCTCTGGCCTTGGTCCCCATTGGTAACCAGCAATAAAAATCTCCAATGCAGCATGCCTTTTCAATCGTTTTTCTTGACCTTATAATTTCTATCCAATATTTCTGCACCAGGATAATATCTAAATAGAGAGACAGCAGATCTAATAAATAAAAGTCTAATATCTCCTCTCTAGTACTCAAATGAAAGTCAATGAGAAATCCAATCAGAAACAACGGGTATACATAGAAGAGCACGGAACCTAGAATAAATGTGACATGATATGTGAAAGCCGGGCCATATCACTACTGCAAATTGACCTGATTAGTAGCATCTTCACTTATCTGGCTAATATACAAAGAACTTATACATCCCCAATTCCCTATCAGCATTTATCTTTGTCATTAAGAGATAGACAAAGCCCGTGCTTATAAATCTTTAAGACAACCTTGTACTCGGATTAGCTTTTTTATTCTAATATGGCGTCCGTAGTAAAACTCAGCAAGAAAATGTCATGTATGCCATTGATCCATAGCTTGAAAAATTGGAAACTGACAGAATTCCCTTTCATTGATGACAGCCATATTCTCCTCACTGAACTAAACTGATGCCCACAAGAGCACCTTCAGTGGTCTACCACCACTATCAAAATTAGCTTTTGTCAAATGATCACAACAGATTGTAATGGTTATACACATGTGTATCAGTCTCAATAGTCAATTTAAAAGAAATACCCACAAGAGATGCCTATTATGGCCACTAAATTCagtaatactccatataagTGAACTAAACAACGCATAAAAAAAAGGTTTTTTCTGTAACTAGAAAAAGTAAAAACCAAATAAATGCCATTTtatgcataaaaattaaaatcaatggATAAGTTTATTGAAAACAATAAATCAACATCAGGTCTTGAAAAGTGGGatagttttataatttaataaggACCTTTATTACTAAAgtatatagaaaatatcttCACCAATCAAATGGCACAAGCAACCCAAAGATATCTTAAACTTGCACTCTTACTCTTTATACATGAATTCATTACATTACAGCTGGAGCCAAATCCAATCAATCTCTAAAAACACCATAAAAATTTACCAAGAATCCAAGAACACATAACAAGAAGATCAACAAATCAAACTCTAGCCTCTTGGCATGCCCCAGATGAGTCAAATGGATGTAGTATATCAGAACTAAAAACATCATACAAAATTCAGAGTAAATTGTCAAAATTTCACAACTTTAACCTTCCAACCAAAAGaatggtgtgtgtgtgtgtgtgtgtgtgttaaggAAGAAAGACTGACAGTTTGCTGGATGCCATTGATGTAAATGGCCTCAGAACAAGTCTCCTCTCCTGGACAAAGGGCGCTAGTTGTGAGATCAACCAGCACAGAAACAGTCATCTCGTCAGCAATCCAATGCACCATCAGTGGCAACAGCAAGTGCACCAGTGGCCTCAGCTGCCTCAGCCCCTCCAACCATGCCGCCATCTTCACCAAGATCCCAACTTTCCTCACTCCCCCCTCTCTCTATAGAGTTCTTGATGATGAATAATCAAtaccactctctctctctcttctctctaaatTCTAACTTGGAGTATGTTGCTATTCTAGGATGGAAAAAACACGAGGGTAGTTGGGAAAACTAATTTCAGCGATTGCGATGTGATTGGACCGTGCAAGGACGGGTTTTATTTTCAAACACTTGGGATTAAAGAAATCGACGGGGGTTCGTATCGGAGATGTACCTCGTGCTGAATTTGTGGTACGATACAGTGGCGGGGGCGGCTGCGATGGGATAGGGTGGGGCACGGTGAATTCGCGTGGCGCCATGGATGGGGCGTGTGGCCAACGAATGGATAGCACGCTCCCGTTGCTTTCAACTTCATCAAATCTGGACCCGCACCATTTCATTATTTCTTCCAGATTTTATTTGGGATCAAGACTAAAACTTTATGCCTAATAGTCCACCCTCGACGGTCGCatgttgctgctgctgcattGATTCTTCATGAATTCGGagaatttacaacaaattagacTAGTAAATGCAGGTGGAGGGAAAGGGGGCGGTTGGTGCCACGTGGTGGATGGATGATTGAAGCTTCTCGCCCTTGAGTATATTACTGTATATTCGAAATTCAGGAATAATTTTGGCATTGATACATATAGATTgataagggcacccgcaacgcgtgccaccggcgttccgcgtgccgttccgccggaacggtttcgccgcggaacgcgttgcggcgcaccattccgctcccattccgttccgCGTGCTGACGGCACGgacgcggcacggcttgtgccgccacgGGCTGGGGCGACGTGAcgctccccgcttcgtgcgtgcttcccactcgccggcccgcgagtgggacacgtcagcgatgacgcaataattaaattttttttaaaaaatatatatttttaaattttttttaaacggtcatattaccgtttttttaactttttttaaaatttttttatttttatttttattttcttattctataaatacacctaatttattacatttcacacacaactacacatttactcttcctaaaccaacatcaattcctctccaattttctatttcaatctccttcacaaaatgtccggcgacgggaattacggcggtggcggctccggtgggtgggatctcaacgcgttcggcgattgggagaccatgtacaacacacttggtggttccgggtcgtcgacgccgggcacccaggggtcggcgacgccgggtgggtaccaaccacccactttcgatgtg
This region includes:
- the LOC121745253 gene encoding organelle RRM domain-containing protein 1, chloroplastic-like, yielding MEALLSSSAALAAFPPIFAKPSTTPHCKVPPCNISFPARTTSRDLTSPNSTFPSFTSTIIRAQIASTTSSSTTHSGKFSTRGDNRHWMVVVEAPPRELIARSQIIDYYVTKVRSVLDSEKDAQRCIYDASCDTHFGFCCDIDEQRANELASVPGVLSVKPDPDVDSSQKDYSYSRNELSTDSKPLLGSTLLFPAGTTKQWLVRMERPAIGAIRKAQVVDYYVQVLMRVLRNESDAQMCIYHISWQSNFGFCCELDDECARELADVPGVLSIQPDENFGSDDKDYAGKNTGASENSSASTLATNIRTKKLFVTGLSFYTSEKTLRTAFEGFGQLVQVRIIMDKISKRSKGYAFVEYTTEEAASTALREMNGKIINGWMITVDVAKTNPPKFNRATAAS
- the LOC121745025 gene encoding hippocampus abundant transcript-like protein 1; protein product: MAAWLEGLRQLRPLVHLLLPLMVHWIADEMTVSVLVDLTTSALCPGEETCSEAIYINGIQQTITGIFKMIVIPLVGQLSDEYGRKPFLLLTVSTNIVPFSLLAINQARGTVYAYYALRTIAMIISKGTIFCIAVAYVADIVDVGKRAAVFSWMTGLFSVSLVIGNLLARFLPEEYIFQVSIVLLTFVPVYMWLFLKETVKSTQKSDHDISCLNKAVRIVTNRYYSMKNAAYIVISSPTLKRISFVSFFYELGSSGISSVIMYYMKAVFGFDKNQLSEVSIIVEVGSIFSQILVLPLLNPLVGERVILCAALLAYTAYGLLYGLAWAPWVPYVSTCFGIIYVLVKPATYAVISKGSTAADQGKAQGFVGGVQSIASFLSPLAMSPLTTWFLSSDAPFNCRGFSIIIATLSTVVALCFAWTLNLDAPKRNAEEQREDVETPLLS